CCCGCCCGGATGATCGTCACGGTGTCGCAGAGCTTCTCGACCTCGGCGAGGATGTGGCTGGACAGCAGGACCGCCGCTCCGTCGCGGGCGACCTCGCCGACGCACCGCTGAAAAGCCTTCTCCATCAACGGGTCCAGGCCGGATGTCGGTTCGTCGAGGATGTAGAGGTCGGCGCCGGTGCTGAAGGCGGCGACGAGCGCGACCTTCTGCCGGTTGCCCTTCGAATAGGTGCGCGCCTTCTTGTGTGGATCGAGTTCGAAGCGCTCGATCAATTCGTCGCGCCTGCCCGTGTCGAGCGCACCGGGTCCGCGCAGCCGGCCCAGGAAATCGATGGCCTGCAGCCCGGTCAGGTTCGGCCACAGCGTGACGTCACCCGGGACGTAGGCGATGCGGCGGTGCAGGTCGACCGCATCGCGCCAGGGATCGCCGCCGAGCAGGCGAACCGTGCCCGTCTCGGCGCGCAACAGCCCGAGCAGGACGCGGATCGTGGTGGATTTGCCCGACCCGTTGGGGCCGAGGAACCCGGCGATCTCACCGGGGGAGACGCTCAGGTCGAGACCGTCGAGCGCGCGGGTGCGCCCGAATGTCTTGACCAGCCCGCGGATGTCGACCGCGAGCGGTGCGGTGTCCTCAGGCCGTCGCCGGGACGTGGGTGTCTGAACCGTCATCACCGTCTCCTTGGTGTTCGAGAAAGGCGTCTTGGAGAAAGGCGTCTTGGAGAAAGGCGTCGTACATCGTCGAATCGGCCATCAGCCCGTTGGTGTAGAGCTCGAGCGCGGGCAGGACCATGTCTTGGGAGTAATCGCGCAGGACCCGGCGCAGGTCGGAGGGATCGTCGTGCATCTGCAGGTACAGCAGGAAGCCGCCGCCGCCGACCGTCGCCAGGAAGCGGGCGCGGCCCTGCGGGTCGCGGCTGGGTTTGACGGTGCCCGCCCGGACCCCTTCAGCCAGGTACTGCTCGGTGTTGTCGATCATCCGCCGCCACAACGACTTCGCCAGATCGCCACCCGACTGCATGCTGCGCACCAGGTACGCCATCAGCGGCGCGTAGGACTCGATCTCGGACATCTCGGCAAGCCAGGTCGCCGGATCATTGCTCTGGATCGACGACGACTTCCCGGTGCGGATCTCCTCGGCGACGTAGTCGTCGCACGCTTTGCGCAGACCGTCCTTGGAGCCGAAGTGGTGGATCACCAGCGCGGCGCTCACCCCCGCGGCCTCGGCGATCGCACGTACGCCGACTCCGAA
Above is a window of Mycolicibacterium baixiangningiae DNA encoding:
- a CDS encoding ABC transporter ATP-binding protein, with product MTVQTPTSRRRPEDTAPLAVDIRGLVKTFGRTRALDGLDLSVSPGEIAGFLGPNGSGKSTTIRVLLGLLRAETGTVRLLGGDPWRDAVDLHRRIAYVPGDVTLWPNLTGLQAIDFLGRLRGPGALDTGRRDELIERFELDPHKKARTYSKGNRQKVALVAAFSTGADLYILDEPTSGLDPLMEKAFQRCVGEVARDGAAVLLSSHILAEVEKLCDTVTIIRAGRTVRSGPLDELRHLMRTTVTARTRDDAAALQSAPFVHDFTTVDGRARFSVDRDALDAAMARLTELGIAELTVTPASLEDMFLREYSGAHR
- a CDS encoding TetR/AcrR family transcriptional regulator — encoded protein: MRSADEDRTALARIRDAAIEQFGHHGFGVGVRAIAEAAGVSAALVIHHFGSKDGLRKACDDYVAEEIRTGKSSSIQSNDPATWLAEMSEIESYAPLMAYLVRSMQSGGDLAKSLWRRMIDNTEQYLAEGVRAGTVKPSRDPQGRARFLATVGGGGFLLYLQMHDDPSDLRRVLRDYSQDMVLPALELYTNGLMADSTMYDAFLQDAFLQDAFLEHQGDGDDGSDTHVPATA